From Citricoccus sp. SGAir0253, a single genomic window includes:
- a CDS encoding YlxR family protein codes for MQAHIPVRTCIGCRRREDHTKLVRVALDGVPGSRSVVPDPRRRRPGRGAWLHPDPACLQAALKRGAFNRAFRGPVDATALDGLTAGHPDAPAPKTDDESGSEI; via the coding sequence ATGCAGGCACACATCCCCGTGCGGACCTGCATCGGGTGCCGGCGGAGAGAGGACCACACCAAGCTGGTGCGAGTGGCGCTGGACGGAGTCCCGGGTTCCCGATCCGTGGTCCCCGATCCGCGCCGCCGCAGGCCGGGCCGAGGGGCCTGGCTCCACCCGGACCCGGCTTGCCTGCAGGCCGCCCTGAAGCGGGGCGCCTTCAACCGGGCCTTCCGGGGCCCGGTCGATGCGACCGCCCTGGACGGCCTGACCGCCGGGCATCCCGATGCCCCGGCACCGAAGACCGACGACGAAAGCGGGTCAGAGATCTGA